In Pseudomonadales bacterium, a single window of DNA contains:
- a CDS encoding mechanosensitive ion channel, which translates to MPSATEFSEQFKNTILTSSNEVIENLPSIAGAVILLFAGWLVARLIRLAAIKFLNLMNHFLERLLTGRTRAVVRFSSGVTRLVGGVLFWITLFIFTTAALRIAGLAGIASWLERIVEYLPSIITGGLIILFGYVLSSLVKDVTLAAAHSGELAEAEIISRLAQAITFVTALIIGIDQIGIDVTFITTMLGVSTAALLTGFALAFGIGARTLVSNLIASHYIKELVEPAQKIRIGEWEGTVLAISATSVILNTPEGRISIPAKLYQEQPLVVLVEDTDDE; encoded by the coding sequence ATGCCAAGCGCGACAGAATTCTCAGAGCAGTTTAAGAATACGATTCTCACTTCGAGCAATGAGGTTATCGAAAATCTACCCAGTATTGCTGGCGCAGTAATACTGCTTTTTGCGGGCTGGCTGGTGGCACGCCTCATCCGCCTTGCCGCTATCAAATTCCTCAACCTCATGAATCATTTTTTAGAGCGACTTTTGACTGGCCGCACCAGAGCCGTTGTGCGTTTTTCCAGCGGTGTGACACGCCTGGTCGGCGGGGTGCTGTTCTGGATCACTCTATTTATTTTTACCACGGCGGCCCTGCGTATTGCCGGTTTGGCAGGTATCGCTTCGTGGCTGGAACGTATTGTTGAATATCTTCCCTCTATCATTACCGGTGGCTTGATCATACTCTTCGGTTACGTCCTCAGCTCCTTGGTCAAGGATGTCACTCTCGCTGCCGCGCATTCCGGCGAACTCGCGGAAGCTGAGATTATCAGTCGGCTGGCGCAAGCTATTACCTTTGTCACGGCGCTCATTATCGGCATTGATCAGATTGGCATTGATGTCACCTTTATTACGACCATGCTGGGCGTTTCAACGGCAGCCCTCTTAACCGGATTTGCCCTGGCCTTTGGCATTGGCGCACGCACGCTCGTCAGCAACCTGATTGCTTCACACTATATTAAAGAACTGGTTGAACCCGCCCAAAAAATTCGTATCGGCGAGTGGGAAGGCACCGTGCTGGCAATTTCCGCTACTTCCGTAATTCTCAACACCCCGGAAGGACGTATATCCATTCCGGCCAAGCTTTACCAGGAACAACCCCTGGTGGTGCTGGTTGAGGATACCGATGATGAATAA
- a CDS encoding DUF4136 domain-containing protein, which yields MKQRSAYRKMFSSFHKALYHLPFMLAILFIGSGCSSNAVDSDALSESMAIAFSQPDFWLEPKSSFYWHSDVVFFHNDNRENPEETRLFLQQEIQSYLAARTYQFPNNRNLAQYGLVAVVVLGKTVTATDILKQFKLTPSFQTSSRFEKGTIVIAILDAMTEKILWRGALQANIDLNLSPAVRQQRVREGISRLLRHVPSQKPDV from the coding sequence ATGAAACAACGTAGCGCTTACCGGAAAATGTTTAGTTCTTTTCACAAAGCCCTGTATCACCTGCCGTTTATGCTTGCGATACTTTTCATCGGCTCCGGCTGTTCATCCAATGCCGTCGATTCCGACGCACTTTCCGAATCCATGGCCATTGCCTTCAGTCAACCCGACTTCTGGCTTGAACCAAAATCAAGTTTTTATTGGCACTCTGATGTTGTTTTTTTCCATAACGACAACCGCGAAAACCCAGAGGAAACCCGGCTCTTTTTACAGCAGGAGATACAAAGCTACCTAGCCGCGAGGACATATCAATTTCCCAACAATAGAAATCTTGCTCAATATGGCTTGGTCGCTGTTGTCGTGCTCGGAAAAACTGTGACTGCCACCGATATCCTCAAGCAGTTTAAATTGACGCCTTCTTTTCAAACATCAAGTCGTTTTGAAAAAGGCACTATTGTCATCGCCATTTTGGACGCTATGACGGAAAAAATCTTATGGCGTGGTGCACTACAGGCAAACATTGATCTCAACCTCTCACCAGCAGTTCGTCAGCAACGCGTACGCGAAGGAATAAGCCGACTACTGAGGCATGTGCCAAGCCAAAAACCGGACGTTTGA
- a CDS encoding Na/Pi cotransporter family protein, translated as MLTWNAVSQLFGGLGLFLLGMWLLTEGLKLAGGGKLQHVLATWTVTKFRSFISGFTLTAIVQSSSAVTVAIIGFINAGLLDLSRSLWIIFGSNVGTTMTAWIVALIGFKFKIDAAALPAIGIGAILHLFGTDARAKSLGGALAGLGLLFLGIQILQNAFVHIEQMVDLSSLVQNDAWGMLAMVLLGLALTAAMQSSSAAMAIVLTAVSTDLLPLAAGAAAVIGANVGTTITAIIAVLKATANARRVAVAHMIFNLITALVALTLLSFFLVLVQWLQQALNLEPDAAISLALFHTVFNLLGVALMIPLEPRLSRWLLTLFTPSESQTIKPQYLDKNIISMPDLALNAAILDQQRVLAELRFQIFNMHRGINVSNEPIANLYSLISAINNYVVECSQQQLSPDIATAFQNVIHTNLELSICLDNIEEFSELQILKLSLATAEREIISQLESEVTTIINTCSEKPGVDFPNNGVEQKLAVFEQHFATTIQFVIEGVREQRVPTQTMDDLLKKLGALRRMIRHYVKAWGYIQILLQLRKPGTEALEAPNLKDELPHKN; from the coding sequence ATGTTGACCTGGAATGCAGTGTCACAACTTTTTGGTGGCCTCGGCTTATTTCTGCTCGGCATGTGGCTGCTGACCGAAGGACTAAAGTTAGCTGGCGGTGGCAAGCTACAGCACGTTCTTGCCACCTGGACAGTCACGAAGTTCCGCTCCTTTATCTCCGGTTTCACGCTGACCGCCATTGTCCAGTCCTCCAGCGCCGTGACGGTGGCCATTATTGGTTTCATTAATGCCGGATTATTAGACCTGTCGCGCTCCTTATGGATTATCTTCGGCAGCAATGTCGGGACCACCATGACCGCCTGGATTGTCGCACTGATCGGATTTAAATTTAAAATTGATGCCGCAGCACTACCAGCCATTGGTATCGGTGCCATCCTACACTTATTTGGCACCGATGCCCGCGCCAAATCTCTCGGTGGCGCATTAGCCGGTTTGGGATTATTATTTTTAGGCATACAGATATTACAAAACGCTTTCGTTCATATCGAACAGATGGTCGACCTTTCCAGCCTGGTACAAAATGATGCCTGGGGTATGCTAGCAATGGTTTTGCTTGGCTTGGCATTGACCGCCGCCATGCAGTCCTCCAGCGCCGCCATGGCCATTGTCTTGACCGCTGTATCCACTGACCTATTACCTCTCGCCGCCGGAGCGGCGGCCGTTATTGGCGCTAATGTCGGCACTACCATCACTGCCATTATTGCAGTGCTCAAGGCAACCGCAAATGCACGCAGAGTTGCCGTTGCGCATATGATATTTAACCTTATTACGGCACTGGTGGCGCTGACTTTACTGAGTTTTTTCCTGGTGCTGGTGCAGTGGTTACAGCAGGCACTCAACCTGGAGCCAGACGCCGCTATTTCTCTGGCATTATTTCACACCGTTTTTAATCTACTGGGTGTCGCTCTGATGATTCCACTTGAGCCGAGACTGAGTCGATGGTTATTAACGCTATTCACCCCTAGCGAGTCACAGACGATAAAGCCGCAATACTTGGATAAGAACATTATTTCCATGCCCGATCTGGCGCTCAACGCTGCAATTTTGGATCAGCAGCGCGTATTGGCCGAACTAAGATTTCAGATCTTCAACATGCACAGGGGTATCAACGTATCCAATGAACCTATCGCCAACTTATACAGTTTGATTTCAGCGATCAACAATTACGTGGTTGAATGTTCGCAACAACAACTATCGCCGGACATTGCGACCGCCTTCCAAAACGTCATTCATACTAACCTGGAACTCTCCATCTGTCTGGATAATATCGAGGAATTTTCAGAGCTACAGATATTAAAATTATCCTTAGCGACAGCCGAGCGGGAGATCATCTCCCAGCTCGAATCAGAAGTCACAACTATCATCAATACCTGTAGCGAAAAACCAGGAGTCGATTTCCCGAATAATGGCGTCGAACAAAAACTCGCTGTGTTTGAGCAGCATTTTGCGACAACCATTCAATTTGTTATAGAGGGCGTCCGCGAACAACGAGTGCCCACCCAAACCATGGATGATTTACTAAAAAAATTAGGCGCTTTACGCCGAATGATTCGACATTATGTGAAGGCTTGGGGTTATATACAAATACTATTACAGTTGCGAAAACCGGGAACAGAAGCACTTGAAGCACCAAACCTGAAAGATGAACTTCCCCACAAAAACTAA
- a CDS encoding mechanosensitive ion channel family protein, translated as MNDIVTVPNVEEAISLIAVLRAIAMLVIGWVAAKLSARFFKRAAAFKLSAHHLSLFGRLIFYTVFTLFFATAIHQLGFKISVLLGAAGILTVALGFASQTSASNLISGLFLLGEKPFELGDVLRVDGDTGEVISIDLLSVKLRTPDNLYVRIPNELLIKSKFINLTKFPVRRIDLVVGVAYREDLSQVIRLLLELVNSEPRCMEEPQPFCTVTNFGSSSVDLQLSVWGRRELFRELKSDLMIAIKSTFNTHGIEIPFPHLSLYSGSKTDPLPIFQVGEKNQHSASSDNGTPH; from the coding sequence ATGAATGACATAGTAACTGTCCCAAATGTAGAGGAGGCGATTAGCCTAATTGCTGTGCTAAGAGCAATCGCTATGCTGGTCATCGGCTGGGTCGCAGCAAAACTAAGTGCTCGATTTTTCAAACGGGCCGCCGCCTTTAAATTAAGCGCACACCATCTCTCCCTGTTCGGACGCTTGATATTTTATACCGTGTTCACTTTATTTTTTGCTACTGCCATTCACCAACTCGGTTTTAAAATATCCGTGCTACTCGGCGCCGCAGGGATTCTGACGGTAGCATTGGGTTTTGCTTCGCAGACTTCCGCATCAAACCTGATCAGCGGTTTATTTTTACTGGGTGAAAAACCCTTCGAGTTAGGCGATGTCCTGCGCGTCGACGGCGACACCGGCGAGGTCATCAGTATTGACCTGTTATCCGTCAAATTACGCACGCCGGATAATCTGTATGTGCGTATTCCAAACGAGCTGTTGATTAAAAGTAAGTTCATTAACCTGACTAAATTCCCGGTGCGGCGTATCGACCTTGTAGTGGGTGTTGCCTACCGCGAAGATTTATCTCAGGTGATCAGGCTATTGCTGGAACTGGTCAATAGCGAACCACGCTGTATGGAGGAACCGCAACCTTTCTGCACGGTGACAAACTTTGGTAGCTCATCGGTTGATTTGCAGCTCTCGGTTTGGGGGCGACGCGAGTTATTCCGGGAGCTTAAAAGCGATTTAATGATTGCCATTAAATCCACCTTCAATACTCACGGTATAGAAATCCCCTTTCCCCATCTATCGCTTTACAGCGGTTCTAAGACAGACCCACTCCCCATTTTTCAGGTCGGCGAGAAAAACCAGCACTCCGCGTCATCCGATAATGGCACCCCACACTAG
- a CDS encoding magnesium transporter, which produces MMNNANFLSLAFLEHQPKAAASILQEFPAEQLVDFYKQTPIALLVPVVEHMASWPAARALSLLPEKMSANILRNLPANEAETLLRLMANEQRGAVLKHMPDAIAKSFARKLNYPLSTVGAWMDTAIPYFTTDSSVDHCLDLVKRQKSHLGGVVIVVDNRRHLVGLVEVERLLTSDGGQKLAELLNTDIEALPTRATLWEVENHQGWTQFPTLPVIDHNNIMLGALTHSALRAGMIKSSHPSDKNLKFSLVAHMGKAFIVSLTGLLHVISGVSEIQEKTLPSSPRTDNDMGGNG; this is translated from the coding sequence ATGATGAATAACGCCAACTTCCTGAGCCTGGCGTTCCTCGAACACCAGCCCAAGGCGGCGGCATCTATTTTGCAGGAATTTCCCGCAGAGCAACTGGTCGACTTCTACAAGCAAACACCCATCGCCCTGCTCGTGCCCGTGGTCGAACACATGGCAAGCTGGCCCGCCGCTCGCGCCTTGTCATTGTTGCCGGAAAAAATGTCGGCAAATATCCTGCGCAACCTACCTGCTAACGAAGCAGAAACCTTATTACGCCTGATGGCAAACGAACAGCGCGGTGCTGTGCTGAAACACATGCCGGATGCCATCGCCAAAAGCTTCGCTCGCAAACTGAACTACCCGCTCAGCACCGTTGGCGCCTGGATGGATACCGCTATCCCCTACTTTACTACTGACAGTTCAGTTGACCATTGTTTGGATTTGGTGAAACGGCAAAAGAGTCATCTGGGCGGTGTTGTGATAGTTGTCGATAACCGCCGTCATCTGGTGGGGCTGGTTGAGGTGGAACGACTACTGACCAGCGACGGCGGGCAAAAACTTGCTGAATTGCTCAATACCGACATTGAGGCGCTGCCGACGCGGGCGACACTTTGGGAGGTGGAAAATCACCAAGGTTGGACACAGTTCCCGACCTTACCGGTAATCGATCACAACAACATTATGCTCGGTGCACTCACGCACAGCGCACTGCGGGCTGGCATGATCAAATCCTCCCACCCCAGCGACAAGAACCTGAAATTTTCACTGGTGGCGCACATGGGAAAAGCCTTTATTGTTTCCTTAACCGGTTTACTGCATGTCATTTCAGGTGTTTCAGAAATTCAGGAGAAAACACTGCCAAGTTCACCACGCACGGATAACGATATGGGAGGCAATGGCTGA